The following proteins come from a genomic window of Rutidosis leptorrhynchoides isolate AG116_Rl617_1_P2 chromosome 10, CSIRO_AGI_Rlap_v1, whole genome shotgun sequence:
- the LOC139870154 gene encoding umecyanin-like → MAASLFKMLMLMVVLAYMSFDSSLGIVHHVGDDDFGWKIQENPNFYDNWQSQRTFNVGDILFFGFVTGYHDVSKVNKQQFDNCETPDLRSIIAEGPALINLTERGDHYYFCSYHCNHHQKLAIHVL, encoded by the coding sequence ATGGCAGCGTCCCTCTTCAAGATGCTTATGCTTATGGTCGTGCTTGCATACATGTCATTTGATAGCTCGCTAGGTATCGTACATCATGTGGGTGATGATGACTTTGGGTGGAAGATTCAAGAGAACCCAAATTTCTACGATAATTGGCAATCCCAACGTACTTTTAACGTCGGCGATATACTTTTTTTTGGTTTTGTGACAGGATATCATGATGTTTCAAAAGTGAACAAACAACAATTTGATAACTGTGAAACTCCTGACCTTAGAAGTATAATAGCAGAAGGCCCTGCTCTAATCAACTTGACTGAAAGAGGAGACCATTACTATTTTTGTTCGTATCATTGTAACCATCATCAAAAATTAGCAATTCATGTCTTGTGA